Proteins encoded within one genomic window of Scomber japonicus isolate fScoJap1 chromosome 16, fScoJap1.pri, whole genome shotgun sequence:
- the LOC128374871 gene encoding otoferlin-like, whose protein sequence is MKRSKHRGHKEDRNGDEPAILETENLDRKFMGGGPDPDSISLASVTAVTTNVSNKRSKPDIKMEPSSGRPVDYQVSVTVIEARQLVGLNMDPMVCVEIGEDKKYTSMKESTNCPYYNEYFVFDFHVPPDVMFDKILKLSVIHSKNLLRSGTLVGTFKLDVGTIYGQPEHQFYHKWALLTDPDDITAGCKGYIKCDVAVVAKGDTIKTPHKANESDEDDIEGNLLIPEGVPAERQWARYYLKIYKAEGLPRMNTSIMANVKKAFIGENKDLVDPYVQVLFAGQKGKTSVQKSCYEPIWNEQIVFTEMFPPLCKRMKIQIRDSDKVNDVAIGTHFLDLRKISNDGDKGFLPTLGPAWVNMYGSTRTYTLMDEYQELNEGLGEGVSFRARLLISLGVEILDPSSPEITSSTDVQVEGVPNISETATGKVEEFFLFGSFLEATMVDRKIGDKPINFEVTIGYYGNEIDGLAKPQRKGKRDGDEEETELIHNSSDEEMDDDSDLTSVATTPPMKPVITDRNYFHLPYFERKPCIYIKSWWQDQRRRLYNANIIDNIADKLEDGLNDVQEIIKTEKTYPERRLRGVLEELSQGCSQFLSLANKDQNQSGRTKLDRERLKLCMFEVESIGQQAKAMRSQVKKSTVRDKIKLAQNFLQKLQFLADEPQHSVPDVFIWMISNGKRIAYARVPSKDLLYSNIDEERGKDCGKVKTIFLRIPGKKGFGPAGWTVQSKIEIYLWLGLNRQRKDYLNGLPNGFEENKLSRGPGLPCSPPISLTYMMKQIFQLRVHMYQARSLFAADSTGLSDPFARVFFSTQSQVTEVLAETLCPTWDQLLVFENVELFGEASELRDDPPIIVIEIYDQDTVGKADFMGRTFAKPVVKMADEHYGPPRFPPQLEYYQIYRGNCTAGEMLAAFELLQIGPNGKADLPPIEGPTDIDRGPILPVPLGIRPVLSKYRIEVLFWGLRDLKRVNLAQVDRPRVDIECAGKGVQSALIPNYKKNPNFSTLVKWFEVDLPENELLHPPLNIRVVDCRAFGRYTLVGSHAVTTLRKFIYRTTDKQANNWSTTEEIIVVNMEPETNYKKMETVVKLDSCSDAVVKVEDDDKDGKGKKKKRKKGDEADEEELDESMLDWWSKYFASIETLTEALKAQEAALSDSEDKDDMDIADGGDIKPDDSPVKGTKRGKGKKEKKKLALDSADRRRPKLDELKVYPKELEGDFDNFEDWLHSFNLFRGKGGDDDDQNVADEDRIVGKFKGSMCMYKVSDDMPRDMSFDSNMGMFQNIPHNDPINILVRIYVIRATDLHPADINGKADPYIAIKLGKTEIKDKENYISKQLNPLFGKSFDIEATFPMDSTLTVSIYDWDLVGTDDLIGETKLDLENRFYSKHRATCGVTSNYAIHGYNVWRDPMKPTQILAKLCKEGKLDGPHYGPGGRVKVENRVFMAPTEIEDENGLKKQTDEHLALTVLKHWEEIPRVGCKLVPEHVETRPLLHPDKPGIEQGRIEMWVDMFPKDMTAPGPALDISPRKPKKFELRVIVWNTDEVVLEDDDIFTGEKSSDIFVRGWLKGQQEDKQDTDVHYHSITGEGNFNWRFVYPFDYLMAEEKIVISKKESMFAWDETEYKIPARLNLQVWDADHFSADDFLGAIELDLNRFPRGAKTAKQCTIEMVTNETEMPMVSIFKQKRIKGWWPFVARNEEDEFELTGKVEAELHLLTGEEAEKSPVGEGRNEPEPLEKPNRPDTSLLWFLTPFKAIKHLVCNQYKWLAIKIATALLLLAILAIFLYSMPGYMVKKMLGA, encoded by the exons ATGAAGCGCAGTAAGCATCGTGGACACAAGGAGGACAGGAACGGAG ATGAGCCAGCTATTTTAGAGACAGAGAACCTGGATCGCAAGTTCATGGGAGGAGGCCCAGACCCTGACAGTATCTCATTGGCCTCAGTCACAGCTGTCACCACCAATGTATCAAACAAAAG ATCAAAACCAGACATAAAGATGGAACCCAGTTCTGGAAGACCAGTAGATTATCAA GTCAGTGTGACAGTGATTGAAGCCAGACAGCTGGTGGGTCTGAACATGGATCCAATGGTTTGCGTGGAAATTGGAGAAGATAAAAAGTACACCTCAATGAAGGAGTCAACCAACTGCCCATACTACAATGAA TATTTTGTGTTTGACTTCCACGTGCCTCCAGATGTTATGTTTGACAAAATCCTGAAGTTGTCT GTGATCCATTCCAAAAATCTTCTGCGCAGTGGAACACTAGTCGGTACTTTTAAACTGGACGTTGGCACAATCTATGGCCAACCAG AACATCAGTTTTACCACAAATGGGCTTTGTTGACTGACCCTGACGATATCACAGCAGGGTGCAAAGGCTATATCAAATGTGATGTTGCGGTTGTGGCCAAAGGAGACACTATAAAAACACCACACAAGGCTAATGAATCTGATGAAGATGACATAGAGGG CAACCTCTTGATACCAGAGGGGgtacctgcagagagacagtggGCTCGTTATTACCTGAAGATCTACAAAGCGGAGGGACTCCCCAGAATGAACACCAGCATCATGGCCAACGTTAAAAAGGCCTTTATAGGAGAAAATAAGGACCTGGTTGATCCTTATGTCCAAGTACTGTTTGCTGGTCAGAAG GGGAAAACATCAGTACAAAAGAGCTGCTACGAGCCCATCTGGAATGAGCAAATTGTTTTCACTGAGATGTTTCCACCACTTTGCAAACGCATGAAGATCCAGATCCGCGACTCAGATAAAGTGAACGATGTTGCTATAGGAACACACTTTCTAGATCTACGGAAGATTTCCAATGATGGGGACAAAG GCTTCCTCCCCACGCTGGGACCTGCCTGGGTCAACATGTATGGCTCCACTCGTACCTACACCCTGATGGATGAGTACCAGGAGTTAAATGAAGGGCTCGGTGAGGGGGTGTCCTTTAGGGCCCGTCTATTGATCAGCTTGGGTGTGGAGATACTTGACCCCTCCTCACCTGAGATTACCAGCTCCACAGACGTGCAGGTGGAGGGAGTGCCCAACATCTCAGAG ACTGCAACTGGGAAGGTTGAGGAATTTTTCCTGTTTGGTTCATTCCTTGAGGCCACAATGGTTGACAGGAAGATTGGAGATAAGCCCATCAACTTTGAGGTCACCATAG GTTACTATGGAAACGAGATTGATGGGCTTGCCAAGCCACAAAGAAAAGGGAAGCGGGATGGAGACGAAGAAGAAACTGAACTGATCCATAACTCTAGTGATGAGGAGATGGACGATGACAGCGACCTGACTTCAGTTGCAACTACTCCTCCCATGAAACCTGTCATCACTGACCG AAACTATTTCCACCTGCCGTATTTTGAGAGGAAGCCATGTATCTACATCAAGAGTTGGTGGCAGGACCAGAGACGGAGGCTGTACAATGCCAACATCATAGACAACATTGCAGATAAATTG GAGGATGGACTGAATGATGTGCAAGAGATCATCAAGACAGAAAAAACTTATCCTGAGCGCAGGCTTAGAGGTGTCCTTGAGGAGCTCAGCCAGGGATGCAG TCAGTTCCTTTCGCTGGCAAACAAGGACCAGAATCAGTCGGGCAGAACCAAACttgacagagagagactgaagcTGTGCATGTTCGAAGTG GAGAGCATAGGCCAGCAAGCTAAAGCCATGAGATCACAGGTGAAAAAAAGCACAGTGAGAGATAAAATCAAGCTGGCTCAGAACTTCCTCCAAAAGCTGCAGTTCCTGGCTGATGAA CCCCAACACAGCGTTCCTGATGTTTTCATTTGGATGATAAGTAATGGGAAGCGTATTGCTTATGCACGCGTTCCCTCCAAAGACCTCCTTTACTCTAATATAGAtgaggaaaggggaaaggacTGTGGGAAAGTGAAAACAATCTTTCTGAGG ATCCCAGGTAAGAAAGGTTTTGGGCCTGCTGGATGGACAGTGCAGTCCAAGATAGAGATTTATCTGTGGCTGGGTCTGAATAGGCAGCGCAAAGACTACCTGAATGGTCTGCCCAATGGATTTGAGGAAAATAAGTTGTCCAGAGGACCTGGCCTGCCGTGCTCACCACCCATCAGCCTCACCTACATGA TGAAACAGATCTTCCAGCTGAGGGTCCACATGTACCAGGCTCGCAGCCTGTTTGCAGCTGACAGCACAGGATTGTCTGATCCCTTTGCAAGAGTCTTCTTCTCAACACAAAGCCAAGTCACTGAG GTGCTGGCTGAGACTCTCTGCCCAACTTGGGACCAGCTGCTGGTTTTTGAGAATGTGGAGCTGTTTGGAGAGGCCAGCGAGCTGCGAGACGACCCTCCTATTATTGTGATCGAAATCTACGATCAAGACACAGTG GGTAAAGCTGACTTCATGGGCAGAACTTTTGCCAAGCCTGTGGTCAAGATGGCGGACGAGCACTACGGCCCCCCACGCTTCCCTCCTCAACTGGAGTACTATCAGATCTACCGTGGGAACTGCACAGCTGGAGAAATGTTGGCAGCTTTTGAGCTGTTGCAG ATTGGCCCCAATGGGAAAGCTGACCTGCCACCAATAGAAGGTCCTACAGATATAGACCGTGGCCCAATCCTGCCTGTTCCCCTGGGAATCAGACCAGTGCTCAGCAAGTACAGGATTGAG GTGTTGTTCTGGGGCTTGAGAGACTTGAAGAGGGTGAATCTCGCTCAGGTGGACCGGCCCCGTGTGGACATTGAATGTGCCGGCAAGGGAGTGCAGTCTGCCCTCATCCCCAACTACAAGAAAAACCCCAACTTCAGCACCCTTGTCAAGTGGTTTGAAGTT GATTTGCCGGAGAATGAGTTGCTTCACCCGCCTCTGAACATCCGAGTGGTGGACTGCAGGGCTTTTGGCCGCTACACTCTGGTTGGCTCCCATGCCGTTACCACCCTGCGGAAGTTCATCTACAGGACAACAGACAAGCAGGCCAACAACTGGTCCACTACGG AGGAAATTATTGTTGTCAACATGGAGCCCGAGACTAATTATAAGAAGATGGAAACTGTGGTCAAACTAGACTCT TGCTCCGATGCTGTGGTCAAAGTTGAG GATGATGATAAGGACGGaaaggggaaaaagaagaagaggaagaagggtgATGAGGCTGACGAAGAGGAACTTGACGAGAGCATGCTGGACTGGTGGTCCAAATATTTCGCCTCCATTGAAACTTTGACAGAG GCGCTTAAGGCCCAAGAGGCAGCTCTCTCAGATTCAGAGGACAAAGACGACATGGACATTGCAGATGGTGGAG ATATCAAACCTGATGACTCTCCTGTGAAAGGCAccaagagaggaaaaggaaagaaggaaaagaagaagctaGCACTTGATTCGGCAGATAGGAGAAGGCCAAAGCTGGATGAGCTAAAG GTGTATCCCAAGGAACTGGAGGGTGACTTTGACAACTTTGAGGACTGGCTGCACAGTTTTAACCTGTTCAGGGGAAAGGGTGGCGATGACGATGACCAAAATGTGGCTGATGAAGACAGGATTGTTGGAAAATTCAAA GGCTCAATGTGCATGTACAAAGTGTCGGATGATATGCCCAGAGACATGAGCTTTGACTCCAACATGGGGATGTTTCAGAACATCCCTCACAACGATCCAATTAACATCCTCGTCCGCATCTATGTCATCAGG GCAACTGATCTGCATCCAGCAGACATTAACGGGAAAGCTGACCCGTACATTGCAATCAAACTGGGAAAGACTGAGATCAAAGACAAAGAGAACTACATTTCCAAACAGCTGAACCCTTTGTTTGGCAA GTCTTTTGACATTGAAGCTACATTCCCAATGGATTCCACACTAACGGTGTCGATTTATGACTGGGATCTGGTGGGGACTGATGATCTGATTGGAGAAACCAAACTCGACCTTGAGAACCGCTTCTACAGCAAACACAGAGCCACATGCGGTGTCACGAGTAACTACGCCAT CCATGGTTACAATGTTTGGAGGGACCCGATGAAACCCACACAGATCCTGGCTAAGCTGTGCAAGGAGGGCAAACTGGATGGGCCTCACTACGGCCCCGGAGGAAGAGTGAAGGTGGAGAACCGTGTCTTCATGGCACCGACTGAGATCGAGGATGAAAATG GTCTGAAGAAGCAGACAGATGAACATCTGGCTCTGACCGTGTTGAAGCACTGGGAGGAAATCCCGCGGGTCGGATGCAAACTTGTCCCAGAACATGTGGAGACCAGACCACTTCTGCACCCTGATAAACCAGGAATTGAACAA GGGAGAATTGAGATGTGGGTGGATATGTTCCCTAAGGATATGACTGCACCTGGTCCTGCCCTTGACATTTCACCACGGAAACCGAAGAA GTTTGAACTGAGGGTGATCGTTTGGAACACAGATGAGGTTGTCCTAGAGGATGATGATATCTTCACTGGAGAGAAATCAAGTGACATTTTTGTGAGAGG TTGGCTGAAAGGACAGCAAGAGGACAAGCAGGACACCGATGTCCATTACCACTCCATTACTGGGGAAGGCAACTTCAACTGGCGTTTCGTCTACCCCTTCGACTACCTCATGGCTGAAGAGAAAATCGTCATCTCTAAAAAAGAGTCCATGTTTGCCTGGGATGAGACCGAGTACAAGATCCCAGCTCGTCTGAATCTGCAAGTGTGGGACGCTGATCACTTTTCAGCAGATGACTTCTTAG GTGCGATTGAGCTGGACCTGAACCGTTTCCCGCGTGGTGCTAAGACTGCCAAGCAGTGCACCATTGAGATGGTGACAAATGAAACAGAGATGCCCATGGTCTCCATCTTCAAACAGAAGAGGATCAAAGGCTGGTGGCCATTTGTGGCCAGAAATGAAGAAGATGAGTTTGAACTCACG gGCAAAGTGGAAGCAGAACTGCACCTTCTGACAGGAGAGGAGGCTGAGAAAAGCCCCGTTGGTGAAGGACGCAATGAACCAGAGCCACTGGAGAAACCCAA CCGTCCAGACACCAGCCTTCTGTGGTTCCTCACTCCCTTCAAAGCCATAAAACATTTGGTCTGCAACCAGTACAAGTGGCTGGCCATCAAGATTGCCACAGCTCTCCTGCTGCTAGCCATACTAGCCATTTTCCTTTACAGCATGCCTGGTTACATGGTCAAGAAAATGCTGGGCGCTTGA